A stretch of the Coleofasciculus sp. FACHB-1120 genome encodes the following:
- a CDS encoding tetratricopeptide repeat protein has protein sequence MTRIIIRYYDPSYPYLERAIRSIQGDFDIVVYDDGSKNFPDLAGVKNKYQIRRLEHRGPTSTLIKALVDAKRENVQQVFILDGDDEALESLTNFLSASLLSPYTAVIGQFKDIPSPIYQDQGNELFREAIANLKFCPPCFSLKIGDWIEELPSILKQVQTEYLSTGTLFLGLFLSGQTGISVAEQVIIWRQHEGQTYRHHHPERHLTGQRIWQIYHQKAFEEYSQILHLNPYDAVAYYNRGNTCSRLGDGQKAIEDYTQALDINPNFTEAYTNRGVARFDLGDTQGAIDDYTKALQFNPNFAVAYNNRGNALSKLGKYPEAIADLQASVQLFSTQGDVSNYQRSQNLLAEAYFKMGERLWKQEQIEQAIACYQKSLEVKPEFAESYYDLGMIFQQIGRLNEAIIHYNKVLTIKPEYAKARYQIETILKGYQFSTDWFSRNLDILNEHLEPLSKIPGLNILEIGSWEGRSTCWFLENILIDNSSRIICIDTFAGSLEHQRYDFDYINSIEMRFDFNISRTGAGEKVRKIVGKSQQILRSLPLGFYDLVYIDGSHLASDVLEDAVLSWALVKVGGMIIFDDYDFSFADNPFQNTKVGIDAFVSVFFGKIQFIHKSHQILLKKLFS, from the coding sequence ATGACACGCATCATTATTCGATATTACGATCCCAGCTATCCATATCTAGAACGAGCTATCCGTTCGATTCAGGGAGACTTTGATATTGTTGTATACGATGATGGAAGCAAGAATTTTCCTGATTTGGCTGGTGTTAAAAATAAATACCAAATCAGACGACTAGAGCATCGAGGGCCAACTTCTACGCTAATAAAGGCTCTGGTTGATGCAAAAAGAGAAAATGTACAACAAGTATTTATTCTAGATGGGGATGATGAGGCGCTAGAGAGCCTAACCAACTTCCTCAGCGCATCCTTACTATCACCTTATACAGCGGTTATTGGGCAGTTCAAGGATATACCGTCCCCAATTTACCAAGACCAAGGAAATGAATTATTTCGAGAAGCGATCGCTAATTTAAAATTCTGCCCTCCCTGCTTCAGCCTCAAGATTGGAGACTGGATTGAAGAATTGCCCAGCATCCTCAAACAAGTGCAAACAGAATATCTCTCCACTGGCACTTTATTTTTAGGCTTATTCCTCTCTGGTCAAACAGGGATTTCTGTTGCCGAACAAGTGATTATCTGGAGACAGCACGAAGGACAGACTTACAGACATCACCACCCCGAAAGACATTTAACTGGACAGAGAATTTGGCAAATCTACCATCAAAAAGCCTTCGAGGAATATAGCCAAATCTTGCATCTCAATCCCTATGATGCTGTTGCCTATTACAACCGGGGTAATACTTGCTCCAGGCTAGGCGATGGGCAAAAAGCAATTGAGGATTACACTCAGGCGCTGGATATCAATCCTAATTTTACTGAAGCTTACACTAATCGAGGGGTTGCACGCTTCGATTTAGGAGATACTCAAGGAGCCATTGACGATTATACCAAGGCATTACAGTTTAATCCTAACTTTGCCGTCGCCTACAATAACCGAGGAAATGCTCTTTCTAAATTGGGTAAATATCCAGAAGCGATCGCTGATTTGCAGGCATCTGTCCAACTTTTCTCTACTCAAGGGGATGTAAGTAACTACCAGCGATCGCAAAACCTCTTAGCTGAAGCCTATTTTAAAATGGGAGAAAGATTGTGGAAGCAAGAGCAGATTGAACAGGCGATCGCTTGTTACCAGAAATCGCTGGAGGTTAAACCTGAATTTGCTGAATCCTACTACGATTTGGGCATGATTTTTCAGCAAATCGGTAGGCTTAATGAGGCAATTATTCATTACAATAAAGTCTTAACAATCAAGCCTGAATATGCGAAAGCTCGTTATCAAATTGAGACCATATTAAAGGGCTATCAATTTTCTACAGACTGGTTTAGCCGCAACCTTGATATTTTGAATGAGCATCTTGAACCTTTATCTAAAATACCTGGATTAAATATTTTAGAAATAGGCAGTTGGGAGGGTCGATCTACTTGTTGGTTTTTAGAAAATATTTTGATAGATAATTCTAGCCGAATTATCTGTATAGATACTTTTGCAGGTAGTTTAGAACATCAAAGATATGATTTTGACTATATCAACTCGATAGAAATGCGGTTCGACTTTAATATCAGTCGGACGGGTGCAGGAGAAAAGGTACGCAAAATAGTAGGTAAATCTCAACAAATATTGCGTTCGTTACCCTTAGGTTTTTATGATTTAGTTTACATTGATGGCTCTCACCTAGCCAGCGATGTTCTGGAAGATGCCGTTTTAAGTTGGGCGCTTGTCAAAGTTGGCGGCATGATAATTTTTGACGATTACGATTTTAGTTTTGCGGACAATCCCTTCCAAAATACCAAGGTGGGAATAGACGCTTTTGTATCAGTTTTTTTCGGTAAAATTCAATTTATCCATAAGTCTCATCAAATTCTTCTAAAAAAACTTTTTTCTTAG